A window from Vigna angularis cultivar LongXiaoDou No.4 chromosome 7, ASM1680809v1, whole genome shotgun sequence encodes these proteins:
- the LOC108336293 gene encoding probable magnesium transporter NIPA9 isoform X1, with amino-acid sequence MWESILLTVAATAGNNIGKILQKKGTIILPPLSFKLKVIRSYASNRTWVIGFLVDIFGALLMLRALSLAPVSVIQPVSGCGLAILSLFSHFYLKEVMNAVDWVGITLAGFGTIGVGAGGEKHEVVALSIFRLPALAFVVFILFILLNGWVRICKSQRREQEMMEYDVVEEIIYGLESGILFGMSSVISKIGFLFLDQGFPRLLAPVCILISVCCSGTGFYYQTRGLKHGRAIVVSTCAAVASILTGVLAGMFALGERLPSEPKARLTLLLGWLLIIVGVILLVGSTRLVRFLSCSSSQRRSNVDKNFGLRRTTSSRVREPSPSAIIQAATLNHLLSSSSKEKA; translated from the exons ATGTGGGAATCTATTCTACTGACGGTGGCTGCCACCGCCGGCAACAACATTGGAAAGATCCTTCAGAAGAAGGGCACTATCATTCTTCCACCCCTTTCTTTCAAACTCAAG GTCATAAGGTCTTATGCTTCAAACAGAACCTGGGTGATTGGTTTTCTAGTGGATATATTTGGGGCATTATTGATGTTAAGGGCATTGTCTTTGGCTCCT GTCTCTGTCATCCAACCAGTTTCTGGCTGTGGACTAGcaattttatcacttttttcCCATTTTTATCTCAAGGAAGTCATGAATGCTGTTGATTGGGTTGGCATTACATTGGCAGGTTTTGGCACAATAG GAGTTGGTGCTGGAGGTGAGAAGCATGAAGTGGTTGCTCTATCTATTTTTAGGTTACCAGCGTTGGCATTTGTTGTTTTCATCTTGTTT ATACTGCTTAATGGATGGGTTCGAATATGCAAGAGTCAACGAAGAGAACAAGAAATG ATGGAATATGATGTCGTTGAGGAAATCATCTATGGCTTGGAATCTGGTATTTTGTTTGG GATGTCATCTGTAATATCAAAGATAGGATTTCTATTCCTGGATCAAGGTTTCCCCAGGCTGTTGGCTCCTGTGTGCATCCTGATCAGTGTCTGCTGTAGTGGCACAGGCTTTTACTACCAG ACACGTGGTCTAAAGCATGGGAGAGCTATTGTGGTTTCTACATGTGCAGCTGTGGCATCAATTTTGACTGGTGTACTTGCTGGGATGTTTGCTTTGGGTGAGCGACTTCCTTCAGAACCGAAAGCTCGCCTCACACTTCTTCTTGGATG GCTACTTATTATTGTGGGTGTGATTTTACTTGTTGGCTCAACACGGCTAGTGAGATTTCTTTCTTGTTCCTCGAGTCAAAGAAGAAGCAATGTCGATAAGAATTTTGGCCTTAGAAGAACCACTTCTTCCCGTGTTAGGGAACCAAGTCCAAGTGCTATCATTCAAGCAGCAACATTAAATCATTTACTATCATCATCTTCCAAAGAAAAAGCTTGA
- the LOC108336293 gene encoding probable magnesium transporter NIPA9 isoform X3 — protein sequence MWESILLTVAATAGNNIGKILQKKGTIILPPLSFKLKVIRSYASNRTWVIGFLVDIFGALLMLRALSLAPVSVIQPVSGCGLAILSLFSHFYLKEVMNAVDWVGITLAGFGTIGKILLNGWVRICKSQRREQEMMEYDVVEEIIYGLESGILFGMSSVISKIGFLFLDQGFPRLLAPVCILISVCCSGTGFYYQTRGLKHGRAIVVSTCAAVASILTGVLAGMFALGERLPSEPKARLTLLLGWLLIIVGVILLVGSTRLVRFLSCSSSQRRSNVDKNFGLRRTTSSRVREPSPSAIIQAATLNHLLSSSSKEKA from the exons ATGTGGGAATCTATTCTACTGACGGTGGCTGCCACCGCCGGCAACAACATTGGAAAGATCCTTCAGAAGAAGGGCACTATCATTCTTCCACCCCTTTCTTTCAAACTCAAG GTCATAAGGTCTTATGCTTCAAACAGAACCTGGGTGATTGGTTTTCTAGTGGATATATTTGGGGCATTATTGATGTTAAGGGCATTGTCTTTGGCTCCT GTCTCTGTCATCCAACCAGTTTCTGGCTGTGGACTAGcaattttatcacttttttcCCATTTTTATCTCAAGGAAGTCATGAATGCTGTTGATTGGGTTGGCATTACATTGGCAGGTTTTGGCACAATAGGTAAA ATACTGCTTAATGGATGGGTTCGAATATGCAAGAGTCAACGAAGAGAACAAGAAATG ATGGAATATGATGTCGTTGAGGAAATCATCTATGGCTTGGAATCTGGTATTTTGTTTGG GATGTCATCTGTAATATCAAAGATAGGATTTCTATTCCTGGATCAAGGTTTCCCCAGGCTGTTGGCTCCTGTGTGCATCCTGATCAGTGTCTGCTGTAGTGGCACAGGCTTTTACTACCAG ACACGTGGTCTAAAGCATGGGAGAGCTATTGTGGTTTCTACATGTGCAGCTGTGGCATCAATTTTGACTGGTGTACTTGCTGGGATGTTTGCTTTGGGTGAGCGACTTCCTTCAGAACCGAAAGCTCGCCTCACACTTCTTCTTGGATG GCTACTTATTATTGTGGGTGTGATTTTACTTGTTGGCTCAACACGGCTAGTGAGATTTCTTTCTTGTTCCTCGAGTCAAAGAAGAAGCAATGTCGATAAGAATTTTGGCCTTAGAAGAACCACTTCTTCCCGTGTTAGGGAACCAAGTCCAAGTGCTATCATTCAAGCAGCAACATTAAATCATTTACTATCATCATCTTCCAAAGAAAAAGCTTGA
- the LOC108336293 gene encoding probable magnesium transporter NIPA9 isoform X2, whose amino-acid sequence MWESILLTVAATAGNNIGKILQKKGTIILPPLSFKLKVIRSYASNRTWVIGFLVDIFGALLMLRALSLAPVSVIQPVSGCGLAILSLFSHFYLKEVMNAVDWVGITLAGFGTIGKELVLEVRSMKWLLYLFLGYQRWHLLFSSCLYCLMDGFEYARVNEENKKWMSSVISKIGFLFLDQGFPRLLAPVCILISVCCSGTGFYYQTRGLKHGRAIVVSTCAAVASILTGVLAGMFALGERLPSEPKARLTLLLGWLLIIVGVILLVGSTRLVRFLSCSSSQRRSNVDKNFGLRRTTSSRVREPSPSAIIQAATLNHLLSSSSKEKA is encoded by the exons ATGTGGGAATCTATTCTACTGACGGTGGCTGCCACCGCCGGCAACAACATTGGAAAGATCCTTCAGAAGAAGGGCACTATCATTCTTCCACCCCTTTCTTTCAAACTCAAG GTCATAAGGTCTTATGCTTCAAACAGAACCTGGGTGATTGGTTTTCTAGTGGATATATTTGGGGCATTATTGATGTTAAGGGCATTGTCTTTGGCTCCT GTCTCTGTCATCCAACCAGTTTCTGGCTGTGGACTAGcaattttatcacttttttcCCATTTTTATCTCAAGGAAGTCATGAATGCTGTTGATTGGGTTGGCATTACATTGGCAGGTTTTGGCACAATAGGTAAA GAGTTGGTGCTGGAGGTGAGAAGCATGAAGTGGTTGCTCTATCTATTTTTAGGTTACCAGCGTTGGCATTTGTTGTTTTCATCTTGTTT ATACTGCTTAATGGATGGGTTCGAATATGCAAGAGTCAACGAAGAGAACAAGAAATG GATGTCATCTGTAATATCAAAGATAGGATTTCTATTCCTGGATCAAGGTTTCCCCAGGCTGTTGGCTCCTGTGTGCATCCTGATCAGTGTCTGCTGTAGTGGCACAGGCTTTTACTACCAG ACACGTGGTCTAAAGCATGGGAGAGCTATTGTGGTTTCTACATGTGCAGCTGTGGCATCAATTTTGACTGGTGTACTTGCTGGGATGTTTGCTTTGGGTGAGCGACTTCCTTCAGAACCGAAAGCTCGCCTCACACTTCTTCTTGGATG GCTACTTATTATTGTGGGTGTGATTTTACTTGTTGGCTCAACACGGCTAGTGAGATTTCTTTCTTGTTCCTCGAGTCAAAGAAGAAGCAATGTCGATAAGAATTTTGGCCTTAGAAGAACCACTTCTTCCCGTGTTAGGGAACCAAGTCCAAGTGCTATCATTCAAGCAGCAACATTAAATCATTTACTATCATCATCTTCCAAAGAAAAAGCTTGA